The following nucleotide sequence is from Coffea eugenioides isolate CCC68of chromosome 3, Ceug_1.0, whole genome shotgun sequence.
TCTCCTACACTCCTTATAGCTTGGGAGTTGAGGCTGGCAGTATACAATATTTGCGGAAAACCAATTagaaaaaagtaaattttcttGAAAGTCTTAATGGTTGGTATTGAGTTGCAGGAATTAACATACAAAATGATCAAACTTGCCAAGGAGTCCCTAGTCCCCTTGTCCAGTTCAAATTGTATGGGAAAAATTTTTGGAACACTGATAATTTGATTCATGCCTTATTGCTGTCATGATTTATACTTGTATTGcatatgagttttttttttcttttataacgACCATTTTTTGAGTGTCATGTTTATGATCACTAAATTTAACTTGATGATCACTTTATATGTTAACTAGTAATAGGTCACGTGTTTTTCACGTGATTATAATAtcctaaaatataatatttcttatacatcaaaatttatttttaaaaattttgaacaaatttaatatttgcatattttctattttcctttttatttttatttttagtttttttaataAACGGGAGGTCTTGAACCAAGGGCCTCTTACGAATAATAACTTCCATCTTACCACTCAGCTCAACATTCtccctattttcttttttttttatgtaatttttcatCTTCTTTAATTAATTGTTCTTAAAACcattattttaaaagaaaaaaaaggttcaCAAAATGTTGTATTTATAAATTCATATAAAATATCCAAAGAATTTTAAACAAATGAGGATACATTCAGTCTCTTTCAATTTATACTAATGGTTTTAAGGAAAATTaatcaaagaaaatgaaaatttaacaTTTAAAACAATAAAGATTTGACCAAATATGAAATGATTTGACAAAAAGTATCAATATTTGGAATGGTATGTGCAATCGATACTTCTAATtacttcttttattattttttgttttttccaaaacaaacaaattatGATAATaccactaaaatttttttatttttaattagatATAcgaacaatttaaaaaaaaaatttggagttAGATGACCTAAATTTGCACACTAAGCAAAAGTTAATTGTTTGCTAATCATTGGAGTTGGCCCAATGATCAAAAGAGACCTCTTAGAGTTCTTTGCAATTTTAAGTTTAGGATTCAAATCCTATACTAAACGTTTAGGGATGTAAAGGGTGTGCGAAGGGGTGGAAgggtaaaaataaaataaaataaaaaataattgtttGCATAAATTTTTGTTGCATGCTGtaccattattatttttcatgttacATAAGCTGAATTTGTCAATGGTTGATGAAATTCCTTAATGTGAAGCTATATGCACGTTTTTTGAATTTGAAGTTAAACTCTTTGTATTATTTTGTATGCTATTTTTGTTAATAATGGAGTATGAATGATCCACTACATATAAATTTTTTCTGTCtaactattctttttttttttttgagaattaaaatttcattgGTAGAAAATaattgagtttttcttttttttcttttttcttttatttttaaatttttaaacaaaatcTGACATAAAGCACAAATGATAAAGATTCTATCATCCTAAAAGCACCTTGTTTTGGTATCAATActaatatttttgaaattttaaaattttaattaggTCATGACTAATCAAGAATTTTTaatggaaataaaaaaaaattagaatagaATGCAAAGAGACTCATTATTTTTTAGTGttatattttgtttattatcatcataattcaaatttaattgaGGTTATAGTTTTTTTCCTAGCTGTTACAATTATTGCTATTGTTGAAATgcaataaatctttttttttggtaaaaattatttattttataaaaattttggcagagttTTCCCTAATAAATagacgaaactccctgccaacaagcCCAAGTACAAGAGAAAATTCACAAGACAAATGTTTATAACAATGTAATGCTactaaagtttggaaaaatcaatcGATTAAGTACGAAGTCACCCAATCAGATAGCTCCTTCCCCCGAGTGGATGAAGTGAACCACAAATCATTTTTGCCAGCGCATTAGTTCCTCAATTTGCTTCAGTCATACAAACCTCCTACGAAAATTTGGGTAACCCAAGCGTTCCAAGTTAATCTCCCCTTGGACAACGGCCGGCAATTTACCTTGGCAATCAAAAATTCTATCATGCCCTGCATCTACCCCCCAGTTGGCTAAATAATCTGCAGGTTTGTTCGCTTCTCTATAACAGTGAGTAATCTCCCGAAAATGCTGCTGATATCACAGTAAATCATCAACCTCTCGTTGTAGCCTCCACGGACTACGTTGTCGCCCCTGCATAATTCTCACCAAGGTGAGAGAATCAGTCTCGACCTACAGCCCCTGCAAACCCCGAGCAGCACATAACCGTACTCCAAATAGCATGGCCTTAAGTTCCGCATGTAAACTCGTCAAGGAACCAAAGAAACATGAGTAACCCAGGACGACCTTCCCTTCGCAGTCACGAACCACACCCCCACCCCCGCTTGTTCCTATGTTTCCCCTAGCACAACCATCTGAATTCAACTTAAAACCTACCATTGGGGCCATCCAGCTCACCGGAAGAATTGAAACCCTATGTCTTTGCCCAGACACAGCAGAATGAAAAGTATCCCAAGAGGCGAAGGACCATGGAATTCCCGAGAAGTGGCAATGAAATAATACCTGTAACTGTTGACTTATCTGGTCCACCACCTCCGTACACCCCATAATTTTTCCGTCAAAAACTGCCCTATTTCTTGCTTTCCATAACTCCCAACAGACCAGCATCGGTAAGAGCCGATAAACGAACTTAATATACGTATTTTTCCCCTATTGCAACCACCACCTGATCACCATATGTCTGAATGAAGACACCACGGGCTCCCCCGAGCTACACTGGAATGTACTCCAAACTGCTTGGGCTAGTTTCCTGGTACAAAAGACGTGATTAACCTCCTCCTCTTCTAACTCAATGCAACAATGACACTTCGAAGGGCCATGTATCCCAATGCGTCGAAGGAGCCCCATCAGAGGAATACGGAGCCACAATAGTCTTATCATGAAGAAGGATATCTTGATTGGGCAATCTTCAAGCCAAACCTGTGAGAACACCCACGAGCAATAATCATCCTGCGCTACAAGTGAATAAGCCGAGGATACAGAAAAAGTGCCATCAAATGCTAAGCCCCACACCATCCTATCGGAGCTTTGAGGGGAAAGGGGAGGAACCTTCGCCACACGCTCAATCAACCCCGGTCCCAGAACGTGGTGAAGTAATCTAAAATCCCACTGTGCTTGAGAGACAAAATCCGACTCCTTGTGTTCATGAAACTCCTCCACCTCCTGACATAAGGCACCTGAACTCAACCAATTGTCATGCCAGAAGTCCATTGAACCCTCCCCTAAAATCCAGCCAATGTTGTCCTCCGCTAAGCGTTGAATGGAACACAACCTCCTCCAGGTGTGAGACTGTGCCGCACCCTCTTCTGCCAGACAAGGATGGACCCCTTTGCAATATTTGGCATGTAGAAATTCCGCCCATAAAGACTTCTTCTGTCGAAAGTTCCACCAGAGCTTGACGGAGAAGGCATCGAACACCTTTGCCATGCTGCGAACTCCAATTCCTCCCGCCATTTGTGGCCTACACATGTCCCCCCCAACTTATCCAGTGGTACCTAGGGCCATCCCCATGAGAATTTCACAAGAAATCAGCCATCACCTTTTCTAGTGACGCGAAAATTCCCTTTGGAGGGGACGCCGCTGCTAACAAGTGGATTGGCATTGACAACAAGACGCTCTTCAACAATACCACTTTGCCCCCAGTAGAAAGCATCGTATGCTTCCAGGACAATATACGAGAGGTAAGTGCATTGCAGATATCTCCAAAATAACACATCCTTCGCCTTTCGATGTATAAGGGACAACCAAGATATTTGATCGGGAAGTGCTTATATGAGAAACCTGTTATCAACCCAACCAGGGCTCAGCGCCGCGGTGGCATCGAGTGGTGCCCTACGAAACAGCTTTTTTTACAATTAACCCGTTGGCCTGAAACTGAGCAATATCCATCCACCACTTTCTTGACCAACTGTATAGAAGTCTTCATGCCGCTCGTAAAGATGACGACATCATCAGCGAAGGCCAAATGAGTGACCATAGGACATCCATTTGGAATTCTAAATGGCTTATATTTGCTATGCTCCGCCAGAGCATTCAGAGACCGAGAAAGGACCTCTGCTCCAATAATGAACAAAGCTGGAGAGAATGGATCACCTTGCCTTAGTCCTCGTGTGGACTTAAAGAAACCGTGTGGCAAACCATTCACAATCACAGAAAACCAGACATTCGAGATCAGACGCCATATCATATCAATCCACACCTCGCTAAACCCAAACGGTCTCAGCACCTGGATCAAGAAGAGCCAAGAGACCCTGTCATAGGCTTTCATCATGTCCAGTTTGATTAACACATTCCCTCCTCTATTGGATCTTTTGATATCACTCACTATCTCTTGAGCCAATAAAAAATTATCCACCATATGCCATCCTTGCACAAAACTGCTCTGCTTCGGGGAGATAATACGAGGAAGGATCCGAGCCAAGCGGAAAGAAAGGACCTTGGAAATAACCTTGTTAACAAAGTTACATAAACTTATCGGCCGAAATTGTGTGAAATCTTGTGGACAGGGAACCTTAGGAAGTAATACAATTGTAGTTGAGGTGATACTTATAGGCAGCATTGCATCACAAAAGAAACTCAATATAGCTCTATAAACATCCTCCGCTATCACCTCCCAGGCTGCTGTGAAAAACCTCCCGGTGAAGCCATCCGGGCCTACCGCACTGTCCCCATCCATGGAAAAAATGACATCCTTCACTTCCTGCCATGATGGAGCCCTAGTCAACATCTCATTGTCGGTGTCAGTGAGTAACCTTGGGATCACTTCTAGCATATCACTCGATGTCATTCGTCCCTCTTCTGTAAACAAAGTCCGAAAGAAGTCCACGACCTCATTACATATACTTGACTCATCATTTACCCAGACACCATCTGATTTCCTAATATGATGAATAATCAACTTTCTCCTCCTCTTAGTTACAACGGTGTGAAAAAACTTCGTATTCCTATCACCATCACACAGCTATTAAACACAAGCCTTCTGTGGCGCGGGATTGCTCCTGGAGGGTCCCCATAGAGAAGTATGCTCATATGCCCTCCGCTTTGACTTTCCGGCTACCAATAATGAAGCCGAATATGAGGCCTTGATTGAGGGACTCCAGCTAGCCCGCAGACTCGGTGCTCGGCGGATCCATGTCCGTAGCGACTCCCAACTTGTAGTATACCAAGTTCTTGGTGAATATGAAGCCAAGGATGAGACCATGCAACGGTATCTCCAGAGTTCACCAACTCACTGCGTACTTCGAGTTTTTCGAAATCCAAAAGATACTCCGGTCCCAGAATAGGCGAGCCGACGCCTTATTCCGGCTGGCTTCCACATCATTTTCCGACCTCAACAAGACGGTCCTAGTGGAAGTACTGAACGAGCCGGGATACATGAAAGAGATGGCCTGTCCCGTAAATCCGGGAGACACATGGATGAGCCCATTCATAATTTTCTTAGGCCAGGGAATCCTCCTCGAGGACCAGGCCGAAGCGAAGAAGATCCAGCGCAAGGCTGCTCGGTACGCGCTCCGCAATGGGGAGTTGTATAAATGGTCCTACCTTGGCCCGTGGCTGATATGCATTACGTCCGAGGAGGGACGCCAAGTCCTCCGTGAGATACACGAGACCCTGTGTGGGGCTCACGTCGGCCACAGGATGCTGGCCAAGAAGATCATACTTCTTAGGTATTTCTGGCCCTCCGTTCGACAAGATGCCCGAAACCTTATTCTCGGCTGTCCTTCCTGCCAGGCCCATGCCCCCGAGCACCACCAGCTCTCAAATCTCATGGTTCCAATCACCTCACCCTGGCCGTTCGAGCAATGGGGGACAGACATTATCGGTCCCTTCCCTAAAGCTGTTGGAGGGTATACATTCCTTGTAACTGCCGTGGACTATTTCACTAAGTGGGTCGAGGCCGAACCTCTAAGGACCATCACAGGGCTGCggttcaaaaattcttttgaaaATGCATCGTTTGCCGCTTCGGCATACCTCAAGTCATCATTTCAGATAATGGGAGGCAGTTCGCCGAGAACCCGTTTAAGACTTGGTGTGAGAATCTCGGCATCAAGCAACACTTCACTTCGGTAGGCCACCCTCAAGCTAAAGGTCAAACAGAAAATTTCAACTGAACTCTCTTACATGGTCTCAAGACCCGACTATACTGAGTTGGATCATCATGGGTAGAAGAACTCCACAGTGTCCTGTGATCCTATCAGACCAAGCCGAGATCAGCCACGCAAGAGACCCACTCTCCTTGACCTACGGAACCGAGGCGGTCATCCCTACTGAGATCCTCACATCCAGTCCTCGGTTGGCAGCTTACGCAGTCGAGGTGAACGAAAAAGAGAGACAACTGGATCTCGACCTCCTCGAAGAAACAAGAGATGTTTCCTCAGCTCGGGTGGCTTCATACAAGAACACCTTGGCCCGTTATTACAATACCCACGTCAAACATCGTCGATTCCAACCAGGAGATCTAGTCCTGAGGAAAAATTCGGTCAGTCGAGCTGAACCGTAGGGAAAATTATGCCCTAAATGGGAAGACCCTTACCGGGTTGTGGAATCTAACCTAAGTGGGTATTGTAAACTAAGTTACCGAGATGGATCTCTAGTGCCAAGGACTTAGCACGCCGAGAACCTTAGATTGTATTATGCGTGAAATTTTTAACAAGTTGTGACTTCAGATACttagttattttttaatacTTTGATGCCGCACATccgttattaaaaaataaggaGGACAAGCAGTGGATGAAGCGAGAAAGTAAAAGAACCGAGATGAGAAGGAATAGAGACTTCATTTAATGAAAAGAGTATTACAGAAGCAATACAAGAACCAAGGTCAGGAGTGCTACTAAGCACATCCCGCCTCAGCACTTCCCTCAAAACCCGCGAGCCTAGACCCCTGTCTCGGCTCCCTCCTGGTCGGTTTCCTTGCCGGTCTCCTCCCCGCCGGGATGAGGTTCTCCACCTCCTTTGTGCTCCTCGCTAGTCTTCTCGCCGGCGTCTTCCCCACTGAAGGTAGCCTCTTctcctccctcctcctcctcgAACACCTCGTCGAGCTTGGATAGCCACTTATTGAATTCGTCCCGGACCTCGGCCAGGTTTCGTCCAACCTGGATGCCCTCGGCCATCCAATCACAGCGCTCCTTGGAGTCCTCGTTGTAGTTGGCCTTGTTCCTCAAGGACTTCAAGGCTTCGGAGGAGAGGTGAGGAACGGCCTCATCAATTGCAGATGTATAGCCGAACATGAAGCTCGGCATGGTCAGGTCACCAAGGTCTTTGGTGAAAGCCTTAGACCTCCGGAAGACCTCCACCACCGAGGCTCCAGCGCCCTCGAGGGCCTGTTCATGAGACTTCTTCACCTCGTTCCCCCTCTTCTGCTCCTCCTCGAGAGCCGATTTGAGGCTGTTTATGGTAGTCTCGGTTTCCTCCTCCTTCGCTTCGCCTTGTTGAAGTCGTTTCTGAAGTTCCGTCTTCTCAGACTCGGACACCGCAAGTTTTTTCTCCAACTTGGAGATCTTATTTTGCAACTTGCCTGATTCCTGCGCCTCGACCAGGTCACTATACCGTTGTGCCATATCGGTCACAAATGCCGTGGTGGAGGCTGTGGCCAACATGACACTTTGGACCACCTCGGCCGGAGTCAGTTTCTTTGAAAACTCCACGTCCCTTGGTAGGTTCGAGTGCATCACTAACTCCTGCGGTGCCCGAGGGTGGGTGCATCTGTCGTTGACTGAAAGTTTCCAGTTCGGACACCACTGCTCGCCGGGGTGCGTCTTGTCTTCCCCAGAAAATACAGGGGGGGCTATAGAAACGATTTCATAGCGAGGACTCCGTGACTAGATTGACTGGGGGCTTCAGAGATTTGCCTCGGCCATGGGCAGGCGGGAGTGCCGTGATGACTCTCTCAAGGGGCACCCCTTCTGGCACTAACGAGGTGGACTCTGTGGCTGTCGTGGCCGAACTGCTTTTCACTACAGTGGCCGGAGTGCTTTTCACTGCAGTGGCCGGAGTGCTTTTGGCCCCCGTGGTCTTGGCAACCTGCCCTTGCGACTTCTTCTTCGGCGGAGGAGCCGATGTTTCGTCTGAGCTCATTCTCTTTGACCTCTTGGCCACTTCTGCCGAGCCGGAAGTGATAATATCATATAATTTAACCACTGCACAAGAAACAAGCATTATTATTTGCAACAGCCGAAGTGAAAGGAAAgctatgaaaaaaaaaattacaaggtTTCTTAAGTTTAGTGGAAAGGAAGGGAGGCTTGTCAGGGTTGATCACGGCTCGGCTAATTCCTCCGTCGACTAGCACGGCTTCGGGGTAATCCCAACTGTAGATCCGAAACCCTGACCCTATCAACTTCTGGAAGGCTTCCTCTTCGTGGTCCCCCGCGGAAGGGTCGGCCTTCGATTTAATCAGTCTCCACCAAAAATCCCAAAAGAAGTCCCCGGTTGGGACGAAGAAGAAGTCGCGCTTCCAATTCTTTATCCAAGTGGGAGCACCAACTACGAGTTTCGGGATGGTGTTGTTCCGGTTGCATATGTAGAACCATCCCTTGTCCGTCCCGTGTGCCTTGACAGTGTAGCACCGGCGAAAGAGATTCATGGAGGGAGTCACCTCTTGATGTCGGCATAGCATCTCAAATCCTACCAGGATGTGGACCGCGTTCGGGGTAAGTTGAGTAATCCTCACGCTGAAGTGACAGAATATGTCCCTGAAGAATCTCGACGTCGGCGTCCTCAACCCAACGTCCAACTGCTGGAGGTAGATAGCCACAGTGCCCATGGGGGGCTTCTCGACTGAGTCATTCGGGCCAAGCAACGTGATGAGATACCCCGGCCTGAAGGGGTACTTTCTTATCACCTTTTCAGCCCTGTCTCTTCCTACGTGACTTCTAAATTTCGGCATCTTGCCGAAGTCAATTTTGGCGACATCCTTTGGAGCGATCGGCTCCAATACGCCTCATCGTGGGGTATTTCAGTTCCGAGATCGTTATTATATACGACCTCGGAACCACCCTCACTCATTTCGGATGATTTCGACTCCGGGGCCGTCTCGGCAGTTCCCTCCTCGACTGATTCCTCCGCGGCACTAGGCGTCGACCCCTCAGAACTAGACGAGGTCGTTTCCTCTGAAGCTTCAGGCCTCTTCTCGACTTGGTAGACCGGTTTCATTGTTTCTTTGTGAGTTTTAGCCGTTTTGGCCATGTGTGAAAGACGAGATAAAAACAAAAGAGATACTTACTATTGACTACGGAATCGGATGAGAAAGAAGACCTCGGCTGTGATCTTGGCTGACAGGACTGATCTCGGCAACGCTCACAAATTTGTAATTCTGAGACGAAGATGGAAAGTGATGGGTTGTGCGATGAAAGGGACCCCATATTTATAGGTGTTCGGGGGAACCCGAAGAGGCGGCAAGAATGTGAAAAGGCAGCCACGTTCAAATTCAAAAAGACGtgcatctctctctctcttcattaATGGGCCGTCCTTTCAACTGACACCCTCTCTGCATGAAACGTCCCACTACCTCACGATGCGACGGTTACCCGTAACCGCTCTGCTTATCATGTCTTATCAACTGACCTGCCTATGTGTCACACCCCCGCATCTTCCGGAGCGGGTTCGGGCCACGAGTCTGGATGACCTCGACGCAAGGAATCCTCGGTACCTCTCGAGACCCGGAGCTCccgaggcttggggggcttattgagAATGCATATCTCGGCCAAACCTGCATGGCCGAGGTGACTTTATTTCGTCCTCCACACCAACGCGATCATGTCCTGGACCTGAGTCCTGAGGTCGGCCCGACCTCTGACCACCTGCTTGGATGACCTCTTTGCCCCTACCTCGATtgcacgctgatgatgtcaaCACGCCTGACATCACACGAGActagtgctttatctgaaaagcacctGATACTCTTAATGGCTACTACGCAAGGTTCCCCGTCACCATgtccaggcggctacagtgtcagagtcagaccTCCTGGCAGGGAACAGAGCCGTAATGACCAGGACATGGGTCCCACTAGCATGAGCCCTCAGTTCTACCTTCCACTCCcgctctataaatacccctcatgtactcccaacaagtaagcatactGTTTATTTATACACTCCCTTATTTTCTCTCGTTCTCTCAATATActgacttgatcgtcggagtgatcccaggggagaagccccacCATCCACTTCGGACAAGTAGATTCACCTCACCTCACTTGAGAGAGGACTGATTTAGGTTGGTTTAGTTACCCACtgaaaatcacctcttcaattaACATTCATGAGGTAGACCAAGAAGACAGAGAGTTGACTCAACAATTCAAGATAATTAAAAGCATCCAACAAAAGTTGAAGGTACAATATATGAGATCTTTTAACGCAATTAAAGAATTAAGCAACAGCATTTCGAAagatagaagggaaaaaaatgttAAGCTGAACTCACCTGAGAACTTTGAAGCAGATATTTCCAGAAAAGCCGAATTATTGTGCTGAACCAATATTGCGCAGCAGATTGCCCACCGAGGTACTCAAGGATTTCGTTCCAAAATCCTTTTGCAGAAAACTGCTAAGAGAGGCTGGAACTTGGAGAAATCGTTGCTGCATCTCAGAGTCAACACTTAAGTACTGGTAAGGTCCATCATCAACAACTTTGatttcaaaaaggaaaaatcgttcaaattTCCCTCAtagtaaaataacttttttcgttcatcacttttaaaaatataattttacattctttataaatttatattgatcaaatttgatctCTACTTAAATTTTCAACTAGTTTTTTGCCGAGATTcggtgatcattttttagggcaaaattatcaaatcaaattttacataatccaatccatagtccctcacatttcacaaaataaattgttt
It contains:
- the LOC113766772 gene encoding tropomyosin-2-like produces the protein MHSNLPRDVEFSKKLTPAEVVQSVMLATASTTAFVTDMAQRYSDLVEAQESGKLQNKISKLEKKLAVSESEKTELQKRLQQGEAKEEETETTINSLKSALEEEQKRGNEVKKSHEQALEGAGASVVEVFRRSKAFTKDLGDLTMPSFMFGYTSAIDEAVPHLSSEALKSLRNKANYNEDSKERCDWMAEGIQVGRNLAEVRDEFNKWLSKLDEVFEEEEGGEEATFSGEDAGEKTSEEHKGGGEPHPGGEETGKETDQEGAETGV